The following are encoded in a window of Chloracidobacterium sp. genomic DNA:
- a CDS encoding bifunctional nuclease family protein translates to MEREMKIRGLMIDPAANTPIVVLKEVDGDQLLPIWVGPFEANAIAFEIEKMAPPRPMTHDLLRNLILQMDGRVRRVVVTELRNNTFFAVIELEIAGKMIFLDARPSDAIALALRVDAPIFVHESVLESSSSVIVERTEEETTEKDDEMEFDWPEEIDESDIGRG, encoded by the coding sequence ATGGAACGAGAAATGAAAATTCGGGGGCTGATGATTGACCCGGCGGCGAATACACCGATTGTCGTCCTCAAGGAAGTGGACGGCGACCAGTTGCTGCCCATCTGGGTCGGGCCGTTTGAAGCCAACGCCATCGCGTTTGAGATTGAAAAGATGGCCCCGCCGCGTCCGATGACGCATGACCTGCTGCGCAACCTCATCCTGCAAATGGACGGGCGTGTGCGGCGGGTGGTCGTGACGGAGTTGCGCAACAACACCTTCTTCGCTGTCATCGAGTTGGAGATCGCCGGCAAGATGATCTTCCTCGACGCCCGGCCGAGCGACGCCATTGCGCTAGCCCTGCGGGTGGACGCGCCGATTTTCGTGCATGAGTCCGTCCTCGAAAGCTCCTCGTCGGTCATCGTGGAGCGCACGGAGGAAGAGACGACCGAAAAGGACGATGAAATGGAGTTTGATTGGCCCGAGGAGATTGACGAGTCCGACATTGGGCGCGGCTGA
- the xerD gene encoding site-specific tyrosine recombinase XerD, with translation MARDVITEFLTYLRVERGLAANTLEAYGRDLAKLARFAAERQKDVLTLERTDLAAFVEALFTAGLDARSVERALVVVRNFYKFLVLDGHRRTDPTVTLAQPKSWQTLPKFLTPEEIEKLLQQPDITTEAGARDRAILELLYATGLRVSELCSLKIGDVNRDVGYLVCLGKGSKERQVPIGRSALAALNRYLQFRAARRDAQDHRYLFVTARGRPLTRQTCWKLVSEYGRQAGLGTVTPHMIRHTFATHLLEHGADLRSVQMLLGHADLATTQIYTHVTSERLRETYRKFHPRS, from the coding sequence ATGGCGCGAGATGTCATTACGGAGTTTCTAACGTACTTGCGAGTAGAGCGTGGTCTAGCGGCGAACACCTTAGAAGCCTACGGGCGCGATTTGGCAAAGCTGGCGCGGTTCGCCGCTGAGCGCCAGAAGGATGTTCTCACGCTGGAGCGAACGGACTTGGCGGCGTTTGTCGAGGCGCTGTTTACGGCGGGGCTAGACGCCCGTTCAGTCGAGCGGGCGCTGGTGGTTGTGCGCAACTTCTACAAGTTTTTGGTGTTGGACGGCCACCGACGCACTGACCCGACGGTGACACTGGCGCAGCCGAAAAGTTGGCAGACGCTGCCAAAGTTTTTGACGCCGGAGGAAATTGAAAAACTGCTTCAACAGCCAGACATCACCACCGAGGCCGGTGCGCGCGACCGGGCCATTTTGGAACTGCTCTATGCGACAGGATTGCGCGTATCGGAGTTGTGCAGTCTCAAAATTGGCGACGTGAACCGCGATGTCGGCTACTTGGTGTGTCTCGGCAAGGGAAGCAAGGAGCGCCAAGTGCCGATTGGACGGTCGGCGCTGGCCGCGCTAAACCGTTATCTTCAGTTCCGCGCCGCACGGCGGGACGCCCAAGACCACCGGTACTTGTTTGTGACGGCGCGCGGTCGCCCACTCACCCGCCAAACGTGCTGGAAACTGGTGTCGGAGTACGGCCGGCAGGCCGGACTAGGCACAGTAACGCCCCACATGATCCGGCATACCTTCGCGACGCACCTCCTGGAGCATGGCGCAGACCTGCGCTCCGTCCAGATGCTTCTCGGCCACGCGGATTTGGCGACGACCCAGATTTACACCCACGTCACCTCAGAGCGGCTGCGGGAAACCTACCGGAAGTTTCATCCCCGTTCGTAG
- a CDS encoding ParB/RepB/Spo0J family partition protein, with translation MSKRGLPSTVRMRHESHYVEELWMRTGAPVGRMIPIDRLEPNPNQPRIEFGDLEELTNSIREKGVLEPLLVRPAEVGGRFMIISGERRYRASLLAGLRELPCIEMNVDDRAVAEIALIENLQRKDLTPFEEAEGLTALVERFNYTHEEIARKLGKSRSSITESLAIGSLSPEIRELCRQAGITSKSTLLQIVRRPSDEERRALIARIRRLGLTRDAVRRATKPAKRAQPFKFHFQEPSRAFTLDLKFRKSDVDRAQVVAALKKVIAALEEELAAGDAGP, from the coding sequence GTGTCTAAGCGCGGACTGCCGTCCACGGTGCGCATGCGCCATGAATCGCACTATGTTGAAGAACTCTGGATGCGTACAGGCGCGCCTGTCGGGCGCATGATTCCGATTGACCGTCTAGAGCCGAACCCGAATCAGCCGCGCATCGAGTTCGGCGATTTAGAGGAACTCACCAACTCGATTCGGGAAAAGGGCGTGTTGGAGCCGCTGCTGGTGCGGCCGGCGGAGGTCGGCGGGCGCTTTATGATCATTTCCGGCGAGCGGCGCTACCGGGCGAGCTTGCTGGCCGGATTGCGCGAGTTGCCCTGCATCGAGATGAACGTGGACGACCGCGCCGTGGCGGAGATCGCGCTCATCGAGAACCTCCAGCGCAAGGACTTGACGCCGTTTGAAGAAGCTGAGGGGCTGACGGCGCTGGTGGAGCGGTTCAACTACACACATGAGGAGATAGCGCGCAAGCTGGGCAAGTCCCGCTCCAGCATTACGGAGTCACTGGCGATTGGGAGCCTGTCGCCGGAAATCCGTGAGCTGTGCCGGCAGGCCGGTATCACGTCCAAATCAACGCTGCTGCAAATTGTGCGGCGACCTTCGGACGAAGAGCGGCGGGCGCTGATTGCCCGTATTCGGCGACTGGGGCTGACGCGCGACGCTGTCAGACGGGCGACAAAGCCGGCGAAGCGCGCACAGCCATTCAAGTTTCACTTTCAGGAGCCATCGCGGGCGTTCACGCTCGACCTGAAGTTTCGCAAGTCTGACGTGGACAGGGCGCAGGTCGTCGCGGCGCTCAAAAAGGTGATCGCGGCGCTTGAAGAGGAATTGGCGGCCGGAGACGCCGGGCCGTAG
- a CDS encoding ParA family protein, whose protein sequence is MGMENGHHPRRSDTCLVITVANQKGGVGKTTTAINLAAGLALRGRRTLLLDLDPQANSTLSYLPYEAAGLSAYDFLMDVKLDPLTIVQPTPVPGLDILPARISLAKLESRLVGEFDAPYRLKDRLEPLRRTYDIIVIDTPPTLGLITVNALVAASHVLIPIQSSYFAMEGTDDLLETIEKVKARPNPNLQVLGVVITLHDKRTALARDIHRQICEVFGDKVFETVISKSVRLEESPAYRESIFTFAPQSSGALEYAKLCEEVLRRV, encoded by the coding sequence ATGGGGATGGAAAACGGGCATCATCCGCGACGCTCAGACACCTGTCTTGTCATTACGGTCGCCAATCAAAAGGGCGGCGTCGGTAAGACGACCACCGCCATCAACTTGGCGGCCGGGTTGGCGCTGCGCGGACGACGGACGCTGCTGCTTGACCTTGACCCACAGGCGAACAGCACGTTGTCCTATCTGCCGTATGAGGCCGCCGGACTCTCAGCCTATGACTTCCTAATGGATGTCAAGCTAGACCCCCTGACGATTGTGCAGCCGACGCCGGTGCCGGGGCTGGACATTCTTCCGGCGCGCATCAGCTTAGCGAAGCTGGAGTCGCGGCTGGTGGGCGAGTTCGACGCGCCCTATCGTCTCAAGGACCGGCTAGAGCCGCTGCGGCGCACGTACGACATCATTGTGATTGATACACCGCCGACGCTGGGGCTGATTACGGTCAACGCGCTGGTGGCCGCTTCGCATGTTCTGATTCCGATTCAGTCGTCCTACTTCGCCATGGAAGGCACGGACGATCTGCTGGAAACGATTGAGAAGGTCAAGGCGCGTCCAAATCCCAACCTGCAAGTGCTGGGCGTCGTCATCACGCTGCATGACAAACGCACCGCCCTAGCGCGGGATATTCACCGGCAGATTTGTGAGGTCTTCGGCGACAAGGTGTTTGAGACGGTAATTTCCAAGTCGGTGCGGCTGGAGGAAAGCCCGGCGTACCGTGAATCCATTTTTACCTTTGCGCCTCAGTCGAGCGGCGCGCTTGAGTATGCCAAGCTTTGCGAGGAGGTGTTGCGTCGTGTCTAA